CATCTGCAAGTCGCCGCATCAAATTCTCGACTCCAACTCCCGGAACTCCGCCGGATCCGTGAAACGTACGGTCAGAATGTAGAACAGTGTGGGAAAGGGCACCAAGCACATAAAGGCATAGTGGTAATTCAGGGAGGTGAGGCCGTAGGCCAGCAACATCCAGTGCACAGCTGGGAAAGTAAGCTGCTGGTATAGTTTATGTATGGCGAATATGCACTTTTCTTACCTATAATGACCACGTTTTTCAACTCCCACACCGAGGAGTGAACCAATGCCTTCAGGGTTTGATCCAGTTTGAGGGAATAGTGGATGGCATTGGCCACCATGGATATGGCCACGCTAAGGTAGGGAAAAGAGTAATCTGAAAAGGTATACATGTCAACACCACAATATTAACAAGTTATTAAGTACTCACAGATCAACCCACATCCCAACGCATGGATAAAGGTAAGCAGGGGCAGGAAGTAAAGAGCCGAGTAAATAGGCGCCTTGCTTCTGCCCCCCACATCCATAACTTTGCTGACCAGCGGTCGTATAAGAAACATGTTTACCAGACACAGAAAGTAGAAAACCAGCACAATGGTTTGCCTGGGAAACACACAACAAAATTAGTTCTACGAAGAACTGGAAGCTTGGACGGAAGGGTCTTACAATGGGTAAACTGCCTCCTGGGTGCAGTAGACTCGTGCCTCATAATTTGGGCTGGGATTGTAGAACAATGTGTACCAGTCAGTAAGTTTCCGAACATCACAGGCGTAGAGTCGCAGCTCCCACATGGGCTCCATCAACAAAGTGGCTAGAATAGCAGATATGGCCACCTCAACGAAAGCGCTGGCCGTCAGGATCAGTTGC
This genomic stretch from Drosophila yakuba strain Tai18E2 chromosome 3R, Prin_Dyak_Tai18E2_2.1, whole genome shotgun sequence harbors:
- the LOC6539049 gene encoding JNK1/MAPK8-associated membrane protein — its product is MRMYDALERCPGAYCGRSPLGNNSWSSCGVCPRGSRVNQSFACSPCRDELTTYSWLYLGFMTMLPLMMHCFFIDMDAKDRKFSRKQLILTASAFVEVAISAILATLLMEPMWELRLYACDVRKLTDWYTLFYNPSPNYEARVYCTQEAVYPLQTIVLVFYFLCLVNMFLIRPLVSKVMDVGGRSKAPIYSALYFLPLLTFIHALGCGLIYYSFPYLSVAISMVANAIHYSLKLDQTLKALVHSSVWELKNVVIIAVHWMLLAYGLTSLNYHYAFMCLVPFPTLFYILTVRFTDPAEFRELESRI